GAACGTGGGAGCCCCAATGGGCAAGGAGGGCAGGCTAAATTCTCCCCACCCTCTGAGCTAGGTATTATCTGGGATGTTAGATTGCTAAGAAGGGCTGCATTTTTCTGTGttctacttttgttgttgttattgttgttcttgctgtttttgagatggagtcttgcactgtcgcccaagctggagtgcagtggcgtgatctcagctcactgtaacctctgcctcctgggttcaagcaattctcctgcttcagcctccctagtagctgggatcacaggcgtgcatttcaatgcccagctaatttttgtatttttagtagagatggggttttgccatgttggccaggctggtcttgaactcctgacctcaagtgatccgcccacctcagcctcccaaagtgctgggatcacacgCATGAACCACCAAGCTCAGCCTGTGTCTCTGCTTTTGGATGttttattagtttcctaggaatgccataacaaagtaccacaaagtgggtggctcaaacaacagaaacctattgtctcacagttctggatgctagaAGTCCAAGCAAGGTCAGGTGAAGGCAGcgttggttccttctgaaggctgtgagggagaatctgttgcATGCCTCTCCCCTATCTTCTGGAGGAAGTGGGGGCGGgtgctggcaatctttggtgttTCTTGGCTTATAGGAACCAATCTCTACCTTCGTGTTCACATAGGTTCTCCCTGTGTGCGTTTCTGTGTTCAAATTCCCTTTTTTATAGGGACGCCAGTCACAGTGGATTAGAGGTCCTACCCCActctagtatgacctcatcttagctAATTGCATCTGGAaggaccttatttccaaatacagccacattctgaAGTGCCACGGATAAGGACTTCAATATATGGATTTTGGAAACACCAGTAACAGGTGTCTTTGACTGGAGTTGCAGTAAAATCTTGTCCTGCTCCTGCTTAAGAATGTCCTATGCCTCTGTTACCTACAAGATAAAGTGCAAAGCCTGATGATTTGTGAGAGCCTTTGGAGCTGGGCTGCACTGACTGTAACCGTGTTGCTTCCTGAGCCTCTCCACTCCCCACACCCTATACCCCATGATGCAACCATTCTGGATGACTCATTGTTGAAGTTCATATTCCCTGCCTTTTCAGCAGGATTGACTCCCACCCCTTCCTAGCTGGATTCTGCTCCTCTATGCAGcttgccttcctttcctttcctttcctttctgcttttctttttcttttcttttcttttttggacaatgtcttgttctgtcgcccaggctggagcgcagtggcccaatcatggctcagactcaaactcctgggctcaagcgattctctcgcccaccataccccgctaatttaaaaaactttttggaGAGATGTCtcactcactatgttgcctaggctcgtctcgaactccttgcttcaagcgatcctcctgctttggcatcccaaaatgctggtattacaggcgtgagcgctGCAACCGACCGGTTGCAACCTTTCtcgctctccttccccttccgcATCTCTGGGTGAAGTCCCCGCTACAGAATGCCTAGCAGAGCATCGTGGGGGTCCCGCATGCCCCGATCCAAGCATGCACCTGTGCAGTTATCTCTGTGCCCCAGGGCCTTGCACTGGGAGCTCCCCAACCAAGAGTGTTTTCGATTCAGCCAGGCAAAAGCCAAGGCTGGTGCCTCAGAGCCGGGCTTCCAGGCCCTCCCGCCCTCCGCAAGATGCTCTGCCGCCCCATAAGGGCAGGACGCGACCGCACAGGAACAGAGACCAGTCACACGAATGGAGACTCGTCTTTATTGCCGTTTTTCTGGGGGCTGACGCTGggtgggcagagggcagaggcctGGGCCAGGACAGGGCCCGAAGAAAGACTCAGATCCCGGACTGTCCCCCGGGCGCGACGGATGTGGCGGCCGCAGCGGGACAGTGGCGCCCGAGGCAGGGGCGAGGCTCTGGCTCTGCGCCTGCGCGGCGGCCCATGGTCAGGATGCCCGCGGCGTGGTTGCCGCTGGCCTGCAGGAGGCGCTGCAGCCGACCCTGGAGGCCAGGGGGCCCGGATCGCCGCTTGCCCAGCGTGAGGATGCCGGCCGCGTGATTGCCCGCGCCATGCAGCAGCTCGTAGAGGCGGCAGGAGCACGTCTTTTGACGACAGCAGTCGGGCAGGGGCTGTGCAGCCGCCCCGGGCGACAGCAGCGcgggcggcagcagcagcagcagcagcagtagcgtCACGGCGGCCCAGCAGACCTAGGGGAACGGAGACAGGGCGCTAGGGGTTTTCCCACGGCGCCCGCCACAAGCTCCCACGCCCAGGACCTACCCTGCTGGCTCCGCGCCCCCTCCGGGCCTGCACTTCTCTCTGGCTATCACTTAGTTCTCCTAGATTTGCGCCCTTGCTGGTATCGGGCTACTTTACCTGCTTCTCCTTCAAGATCCAGCAGAGCATCTCCTCCAGGAGGCCTTTTGAGACCCCCTGGGCAGAGTGAATCCCCCTCTCCTCTGGAGACTTAGGCCACTGTGCCCCCACTAGGGCACTTACCACTCCACCTGAAAACAGGTGTGTCTGTCTGCAGAAGAAGTTGTAAACTTGGGGAAAACCGGGCCCTACTGAGTGCCCGCCACCTCCTCTCCACAGCAGGGAAACACGTGGAAATCAGGAGCTAGCAAGACTCCAGAATGCTGTCCCATCTGCCTGCCCCCTTTCTGGAGTAACTGAACTCCGTGGCTTTGAACCAGTTTCCTGCCCTTTCTGAGGGCACAGCTCCCTTACCTGTAAACTGGGTATACTAGAAATAATTCCTACTCTGCAGGGCTGCTGGGAGGATGAAAAGAgctgacaaaaaaaaagagcaaacagagcacctgacacacagtaagaGCTCAGCAAACACAGGCTCTTAGCAAGACAGCACCCAACCCAGTGTGAGCCAAGGCAGGTGCTCCTGCCTCAGAGCACACCCGGGAAAAGACCAAGAGTGGAGACACCCTCGGCCTTTCTTCCAGCCCTCTGAGCAAGCGCTAGTTTTGCTTCTCCGGGATGGTGAATCACCCCTCCGTCCCTGGGTCTTTACCTTTGTGGAAGGAAGGTTCATGGTATCTGGTGCTCAGGGTGGGGCAGCCGGGAAAGGAGATGTCTGCGGTGGTTCAAAAAGCCAGGAACCTTGAGGCTGTCGATTGTGACCCTCTCCCAGGGGTCTGGGGTTTATAGTGCTCTGAGGTGGCAGGGAATTGACAGGCACTTGCGTCCACACCCGGGCCAGACAAAGGCAAGTCTAAGATTAGCCTCCTGCAGGGGGGCCGTCTCCAGGCTGGGCCCAAGGAATGGCCGCTGCTGCATTCAGAGGCCAGGGTTGGATCACTGTGCCCCTAATCACCCCCTTGTCTGTCCGCCTGCTCCCTGGAGATGGGGCGGTCTCCGGGCACTAATGAGGCCACCTTGCACCCAGGCATCTGGGAGCACAAAAGAGGCGCTGGCCTGGGACAATATGGAGGGAGGCAGCTACTAATTAGGGGCAGGAGAGAGGCAGACACGCAAGACCCCACATTCTGTGTGTAGGGGGTGGAGCAGCCAGCAGCagtcctctctctcccctgcttcTTGTCACTGCC
The Papio anubis isolate 15944 chromosome 17, Panubis1.0, whole genome shotgun sequence genome window above contains:
- the HCRT gene encoding orexin; amino-acid sequence: MNLPSTKVCWAAVTLLLLLLLLPPALLSPGAAAQPLPDCCRQKTCSCRLYELLHGAGNHAAGILTLGKRRSGPPGLQGRLQRLLQASGNHAAGILTMGRRAGAEPEPRPCLGRHCPAAAATSVAPGGQSGI